In one Zymobacter palmae genomic region, the following are encoded:
- the rpsR gene encoding 30S ribosomal protein S18, whose amino-acid sequence MARFFRRRKFCRFTAEGVKYIDYKDLDTLKSYITETGKIVPSRITGTRARYQRQLATAIKRARYLSLLPYTDSHK is encoded by the coding sequence ATGGCACGTTTCTTCCGTCGCCGTAAATTCTGCCGTTTCACCGCTGAAGGCGTGAAGTATATCGACTATAAAGACCTCGATACGCTCAAGTCTTACATCACTGAAACTGGCAAAATCGTACCGAGCCGCATCACCGGTACGCGTGCACGCTATCAGCGTCAGCTGGCTACCGCTATCAAACGCGCACGCTACCTGTCTCTGCTGCCGTATACCGATAGCCACAAGTAA